Proteins encoded in a region of the Triticum dicoccoides isolate Atlit2015 ecotype Zavitan chromosome 3A, WEW_v2.0, whole genome shotgun sequence genome:
- the LOC119272944 gene encoding mini zinc finger protein 3-like yields the protein MGSRQDQPAVNGEQGDGAGAAYVRYRECQRNHAIGIGRYAVDGCQEFTVLMGVDEAAMLLCAACGCHRNFHRREVVNEFGVDYHAPRTPPADEHRR from the coding sequence ATGGGGTCTCGGCAGGACCAGCCCGCCGTCAACGGGGAGCAAGGTGACGGCGCGGGGGCAGCCTACGTGCGGTACAGGGAGTGCCAGCGCAACCATGCCATCGGAATCGGCCGCTACGCCGTCGACGGCTGCCAAGAGTTCACGGTgttaatgggcgtcgacgaggctgCCATGCTCCTCTGCGCGGCGTGTGGCTGCCACCGCAACTTCCACAGGCGCGAGGTCGTCAACGAGTTCGGCGTCGACTACCATGCTCCCCGGACGCCCCCCGCCGACGAACATCGCCGTTGA